In one window of Desulfobulbaceae bacterium DNA:
- a CDS encoding zinc ribbon domain-containing protein → MPIYEYQCDKCQQLTEAWQSLADEPLTTCQSCSGSLKKIISMSSFHLKGGGWYADSYNGSSNQKSCSSANSCPAKETTPATSTSDTKPACSQSASCNASATAS, encoded by the coding sequence ATGCCAATTTATGAGTATCAATGCGACAAATGTCAACAACTAACGGAAGCCTGGCAAAGTTTAGCCGATGAACCTTTAACCACCTGCCAATCGTGCTCCGGGTCATTAAAGAAGATCATATCCATGAGTTCTTTCCACCTGAAGGGCGGCGGCTGGTACGCAGATAGTTACAACGGATCAAGCAACCAGAAATCATGCTCATCCGCCAATTCCTGTCCAGCGAAAGAGACAACCCCAGCCACCTCCACATCAGACACTAAACCCGCCTGCAGCCAAAGCGCCTCGTGCAACGCCTCAGCCACAGCATCATGA